One Bifidobacterium crudilactis genomic region harbors:
- the guaA gene encoding glutamine-hydrolyzing GMP synthase — translation MAQGPVLVVDFGAQYAQLIARRVREAHVYSELVPHSMPVDEILAKDPKAIILSGGPASVFEPGAPGIDAKIFDAGIPVLGICYGFQVMAHELGGTVDRAALGEYGKTPAAVDHAEGILEGSPEEQSTWMSHGVAVESAPEGFEVLAHTQGAPVAAMQDTERGLYGVQWHPEVRHTPLGQNLIETFLHDCAGIEAHWDASSIIEEQVTKIRAQIGNHQVICGLSGGVDSAVAAALVHKAVGDQLTCVFVDHGLLRKGEVEQVRKDFVEATGIRLVAVDASADFLQALDGVSEPERKRKIIGERFIRTFEKAARDIVSKAGEQGEEVKFLVQGTLYPDVVESGGGDGAANIKSHHNVGGLPDDLKFSLVEPLRTLFKDEVRAIGTELGLPDDIVWRQPFPGPGLGIRIIGAITQERLDLLREADAIAREELSKAGLDRDIWQCPVVLLADVHSVGVQGDERTYGSPIVLRPVSSEDAMTADWSRVPYDVLSVISTRITNECRGINRVALDVTSKPPATIEWE, via the coding sequence ATGGCACAAGGTCCCGTACTTGTGGTCGATTTCGGTGCGCAGTATGCGCAGTTGATTGCACGCCGGGTGCGTGAAGCTCATGTGTATTCGGAGTTGGTTCCGCACTCGATGCCTGTCGACGAGATACTCGCCAAGGACCCCAAGGCGATTATCCTGTCGGGAGGACCGGCTTCGGTGTTCGAGCCGGGAGCTCCCGGCATAGATGCCAAGATATTCGATGCAGGGATTCCCGTGCTGGGCATCTGCTACGGATTCCAGGTAATGGCGCATGAACTGGGCGGCACCGTGGACCGCGCCGCTCTGGGAGAATACGGAAAGACGCCCGCGGCCGTAGACCATGCTGAAGGCATTCTCGAAGGATCACCCGAGGAACAGAGCACCTGGATGAGCCATGGCGTCGCCGTTGAAAGCGCGCCTGAAGGCTTTGAGGTGCTCGCCCATACGCAGGGTGCGCCGGTAGCCGCCATGCAGGATACCGAGCGAGGTCTCTACGGAGTGCAGTGGCACCCGGAGGTCCGTCATACTCCGCTTGGCCAGAACCTCATCGAGACCTTCCTGCATGACTGTGCGGGTATTGAGGCCCATTGGGATGCTTCCAGCATCATCGAAGAGCAGGTTACGAAGATTCGCGCTCAGATAGGCAATCACCAGGTCATCTGCGGGTTGTCGGGGGGAGTCGACTCGGCTGTTGCTGCGGCGTTGGTGCACAAGGCGGTCGGAGACCAGCTGACATGTGTGTTCGTCGACCATGGTCTGTTGCGTAAGGGCGAGGTGGAACAGGTTCGCAAGGACTTCGTCGAAGCCACAGGGATTCGTCTTGTGGCGGTCGACGCCTCTGCGGATTTTCTTCAGGCTCTGGACGGCGTGAGCGAACCCGAGCGCAAACGGAAAATCATCGGCGAACGCTTTATTCGCACCTTTGAGAAGGCGGCGCGCGACATCGTCAGCAAGGCTGGTGAACAGGGCGAAGAGGTCAAATTCCTCGTGCAAGGTACCTTGTACCCGGATGTCGTGGAATCCGGTGGCGGTGATGGTGCGGCGAATATCAAATCGCACCACAATGTCGGAGGACTGCCCGATGATCTGAAATTCTCGCTGGTCGAGCCCTTGCGCACACTGTTCAAGGATGAGGTCCGCGCCATAGGCACAGAATTGGGTCTGCCCGACGACATCGTCTGGCGGCAGCCGTTCCCCGGTCCGGGACTGGGTATTCGCATCATCGGTGCGATCACTCAGGAGCGGCTCGATCTGCTGCGCGAAGCGGACGCCATCGCCCGCGAGGAGCTCAGCAAGGCCGGTCTTGATCGTGACATCTGGCAGTGCCCGGTGGTGCTGCTCGCCGACGTTCATTCAGTGGGCGTTCAAGGCGACGAGCGGACTTATGGCTCGCCTATCGTTCTGCGTCCTGTGAGTTCGGAGGACGCGATGACCGCCGACTGGTCCAGAGTCCCTTACGATGTGCTCTCGGTGATTTCGACCCGCATCACCAACGAGTGCCGCGGCATCAACCGCGTTGCCCTTGACGTGACATCCAAGCCGCCGGCAACAATCGAGTGGGAGTAA
- a CDS encoding phosphoketolase: MTSPVIGTPWKKLDAPVSDETLEAVDKYWRAANYLSIGQIYLRSNPLMKEPFTREDVKHRLVGHWGTTPGLNFLIGHINRLIADHQQNTVIIMGPGHGGPAGTSQSYLDGTYTEYFPKITKDEAGLQKFFRQFSYPGGIPSHFAPETPGSIHEGGELGYALSHAYGAVMNNPSLFVPAIVGDGEAETGPLATGWQSNKLVNPRTDGIVLPILHLNGYKIANPTILSRISDEELHEFFHGMGYEPYEFVAGFDDEDSLSIHRRFSDLFETVFDEICEIKATAQTDDMTRPFYPMIIFRTPKGWTCPKFIDGKKTEGSWRAHQVPLASARDTEAHFEVLKNWLESYKPEELFDENGTVRSDVLSFMPEGELRIGENPNANGGRIREDLKLPDLDDYAVREVEEYGHGWGQLEATRRLGVYTRDIIKLNPDSFRIFGPDETASNRLSAAYEVTSKQWDAGYISEQVDENMKVTGQVTEQLSEHQMEGFLEGYLLTGRHGIWSSYESFVHVIDSMLNQHAKWLEATVREIPWRKPISSVNLLVSSHVWRQDHNGFSHQDPGVIDILLNKNFNNDHVVEIYFPADSNLLLAVSERAYKSTNKINAIIAGKQPAATWVSLDEARAELEKGAAEWKWASNVKDGEDVDIVLAAAGDVPTQELLAAADKLNQLGVKFRFVNVLDLLKIQNASENDQALSDAEFTELFSADKPVLFAYHSYAREIRGLIWDRPNHDNFNVHGYEEQGSTTTPYDMVRVNNIDRYELTAEALRAVDAEKFASKIDELEKFRTEAFQYAVDKGFDHPDYTDWVWPGVKTEIPGAVTATAATAGDNE; the protein is encoded by the coding sequence ATGACGAGTCCTGTTATTGGCACCCCTTGGAAGAAGCTGGATGCCCCAGTCTCCGACGAGACCCTGGAAGCCGTCGATAAGTATTGGCGTGCAGCCAATTACCTCTCCATTGGCCAGATTTACCTTCGTAGTAATCCACTGATGAAGGAACCGTTCACCCGCGAGGACGTTAAGCATCGTCTGGTCGGGCACTGGGGAACCACCCCGGGTCTGAACTTCTTGATCGGCCATATCAACCGTCTTATCGCCGACCACCAGCAGAACACGGTTATCATCATGGGCCCGGGCCACGGCGGTCCTGCCGGCACCTCCCAGTCCTACCTGGATGGAACCTACACCGAGTACTTCCCGAAGATCACCAAAGACGAAGCCGGTCTTCAGAAGTTCTTCCGTCAGTTCTCCTACCCGGGCGGCATTCCTTCCCATTTCGCACCCGAGACACCAGGCTCCATCCACGAAGGTGGAGAGCTGGGTTACGCCTTGTCACACGCCTACGGCGCCGTGATGAACAACCCGAGCCTGTTCGTTCCTGCCATCGTCGGTGACGGCGAAGCCGAAACCGGCCCTCTGGCCACCGGCTGGCAGTCCAACAAGCTGGTCAACCCGCGTACCGACGGCATCGTGCTGCCGATCCTGCATCTCAACGGCTACAAGATCGCCAACCCGACCATTCTTTCCCGCATCTCCGACGAAGAGCTTCACGAGTTCTTCCACGGCATGGGATACGAACCATATGAGTTCGTCGCAGGATTCGATGACGAGGACAGCCTCTCCATCCACCGTCGCTTCTCCGATCTCTTCGAGACCGTGTTCGACGAAATCTGCGAGATCAAGGCCACCGCGCAGACCGACGACATGACTCGTCCGTTCTACCCGATGATCATCTTCCGCACTCCCAAGGGCTGGACCTGCCCGAAGTTCATCGACGGCAAGAAGACCGAAGGCTCATGGCGCGCCCATCAGGTGCCGCTGGCTTCCGCCCGCGATACCGAGGCTCACTTCGAGGTCCTCAAGAACTGGCTGGAATCCTACAAGCCTGAAGAGCTCTTCGACGAGAACGGCACCGTTCGTTCCGACGTGCTGTCCTTCATGCCTGAAGGCGAGCTGCGTATCGGCGAGAACCCGAACGCCAACGGCGGTCGCATCCGCGAAGACCTGAAGCTCCCCGACCTTGACGACTACGCAGTACGCGAGGTCGAAGAGTACGGGCACGGCTGGGGACAGCTCGAGGCGACTCGTCGTCTCGGCGTCTACACCCGCGACATCATCAAGCTCAACCCGGATTCATTCCGTATCTTCGGGCCTGACGAAACCGCTTCGAACCGTCTCTCCGCCGCATACGAGGTCACCAGCAAGCAGTGGGATGCAGGTTATATCTCCGAGCAGGTCGACGAGAACATGAAGGTCACCGGTCAGGTCACCGAACAGCTCTCCGAGCACCAAATGGAAGGCTTCCTCGAGGGCTACCTCCTCACCGGCCGCCACGGCATCTGGAGCTCCTACGAGTCCTTCGTGCACGTCATCGACTCCATGCTCAACCAGCATGCGAAGTGGCTTGAGGCCACCGTGCGTGAGATTCCTTGGCGCAAGCCGATCTCCTCGGTGAACCTCCTGGTCAGCTCGCACGTATGGCGTCAGGATCACAATGGCTTCAGCCATCAGGATCCAGGCGTGATCGACATCCTGCTGAACAAGAACTTCAACAACGACCACGTTGTGGAGATCTACTTCCCAGCTGATTCGAACTTGCTGCTCGCCGTTTCCGAGCGTGCATACAAGTCCACGAACAAGATCAACGCCATCATCGCCGGCAAGCAGCCAGCAGCTACTTGGGTCTCCCTCGATGAAGCTCGCGCAGAGCTCGAGAAGGGGGCAGCCGAGTGGAAGTGGGCTTCCAACGTCAAGGACGGCGAGGACGTCGATATCGTGCTCGCAGCCGCAGGCGATGTTCCTACTCAGGAGCTCCTTGCTGCAGCTGACAAGCTGAACCAGCTTGGTGTGAAGTTCAGGTTCGTGAACGTTCTTGACCTGCTCAAGATCCAGAACGCCTCCGAGAACGACCAGGCCCTCAGCGATGCCGAGTTCACCGAACTCTTCAGCGCCGACAAGCCCGTCCTCTTCGCGTACCACTCCTATGCACGCGAGATTCGCGGACTCATCTGGGACCGTCCGAACCACGACAACTTCAACGTCCATGGCTACGAAGAGCAGGGCTCGACCACTACTCCGTACGACATGGTTCGCGTCAACAACATCGATCGTTACGAACTCACCGCCGAAGCACTGCGTGCAGTCGACGCGGAGAAGTTCGCTTCGAAGATCGATGAACTCGAGAAGTTCCGTACCGAGGCGTTCCAGTACGCAGTGGACAAGGGCTTCGATCACCCGGATTACACCGATTGGGTGTGGCCTGGCGTCAAGACCGAAATCCCAGGAGCCGTCACGGCTACTGCTGCAACCGCGGGCGACAACGAGTGA